The genome window AGCAATAGCATCACGTTTTTCAACAGGTAAAACACCTAATTCAGCATTTGCATAAGCAGCAGCTTTCTTAAGATAAGCGAAACCTTCTACAATTTCGTGAGGCATAGAAGCCGCAGGACCAATTTTAAAGTTGTTACGAGAACGTTCTGTTTGAGCACCCCAGTATTTATCTGCAGGAACTTTTACTTCCCCCATGGTGTCTTTCTCAATTCTGTATTCCATTTTGGTATTTTTTATTATTTATATATTGTTTACTTATCTCACAAATTTAAGAAATCGTTTGATGAAAGAAAAGTGATTAATGTTAGTATTTCTATAAATTTTATTTACTAAGTTTGTATCACATAAAAATAAAATCATGATTCAATTTTTAGGTTTCTTATTATTCTTAACAATCGCTTTATGCGGATTCTGGGGTATCATCTTTTTTGCAACGATGGCTATTTCTTGGATTCCATTTTGGGTTGCGAATTTAAGAAAAGAAAAAGCTGGAATAGTAACAGCAGAAGATCCTCGTCCGATTTTACCAAATCAAGAAGGAATCACAGTATTATTCAAAAAATAATAAGCTGTAAAAAAAAATTAAAAGGAACTTGACGAAGTTCCTTTTTTTATTTATTCGACTTTCGAATCTTCTTCATAATTTCCTTCCAAATAATTTTTCAAACTAATTCGGATAATTTCTGTCCAACCAGCTTCAAAACTTTCGCGCGAGAAATTTTTATCATCAGGCGGAAAAGTTTCAATTCCTTCATGAATCAACGTTAATTTTGTTTGCGGAACAATTTCATCTGTTAATTCATCCAAAATAAATGTAACAACAGAATTTCCTTCGTAGACAGGATATTTCCATGTATAAGCTAACAATTTAGTCGGCTCTACTTCTACTATTTTACAGTGATGTAAATACGATCCGCCATAAAATTCAAACTCAAATCCAACTTCTGGAACAAACTTCTCAATATCAAAATACCATTTATCAAAAGCAGCTTTTGTTGTTAAGGCATTCCACACTTTGTCAATTGAAACATCAAAAATTTCTACTATTTCTACAGGCTTTGCACTCATACTCTATTTTTTTATGATTTTGTTTAATTTACTAATTTTTTAATTATTATTTAAATTTAGCCCAAAATTTAATTGTTACATTTGCTATTGTAAAATTTTTAAAATGAAATTTAATAAGACTTTTTTAAGTGTTTTAGGATTATTTGCTGGTCTTT of Empedobacter falsenii contains these proteins:
- a CDS encoding SRPBCC family protein, which codes for MSAKPVEIVEIFDVSIDKVWNALTTKAAFDKWYFDIEKFVPEVGFEFEFYGGSYLHHCKIVEVEPTKLLAYTWKYPVYEGNSVVTFILDELTDEIVPQTKLTLIHEGIETFPPDDKNFSRESFEAGWTEIIRISLKNYLEGNYEEDSKVE